A stretch of the Lolium perenne isolate Kyuss_39 chromosome 3, Kyuss_2.0, whole genome shotgun sequence genome encodes the following:
- the LOC127346006 gene encoding uncharacterized protein isoform X1, with protein sequence MDKAWTHKLGSADALCICCGQIEDNKEDEKLSSTLVSSSDAMVASNDQRRFQADKICLDSMDVQTLRKTICQEVLCFPSLRGYYQAFNTKFLWAINFHLKLVDIGIKRFLELCLESCLMFRTSHACTCNGMYRILGHRCTATVVGERRRQGSIVSKQIHEWL encoded by the exons ATGGACAAGGCATGGACACACAA ATTGGGGTCCGCGGATGCCCTCTGCATATGTTGTGGTCAAATTGAG GATAACAAGGAGGATGAGAAGCTTTCTAGCACCTTGGTTAGCTCAAGTGATGCTATGGTTGCAAGCAACGATCAACGAAGGTTTCAG GCTGACAAGATTTGTCTTGATTCCATGGATGTTCAAACACTTAGGAAGACAATTTGTCAAGAAGTATTATGTTTTCCTAGCCTCAGAGGCTATTATCAAGCCTTCAACACCAAGTTTCTATGGGCCATCAACTTCCACCTCAAGCTCGTAGACATTGGCATCAAAAGGTTCCTCGAGCTGTGTTTGGAATCATGTTTAATGTTTAGAACTAGCCATGCTTGTACAT GCAATGGCATGTACAGGATACTTGGGCATAGATGTACTGCAACAGTAGTAGGAGAGAGACGTCGGCAGGGCAGTATCGTGAGCAAGCAAATTCATGAGTGGCTCTAG
- the LOC127346006 gene encoding uncharacterized protein isoform X2, translating to MDKAWTHKLGSADALCICCGQIEEDEKLSSTLVSSSDAMVASNDQRRFQADKICLDSMDVQTLRKTICQEVLCFPSLRGYYQAFNTKFLWAINFHLKLVDIGIKRFLELCLESCLMFRTSHACTCNGMYRILGHRCTATVVGERRRQGSIVSKQIHEWL from the exons ATGGACAAGGCATGGACACACAA ATTGGGGTCCGCGGATGCCCTCTGCATATGTTGTGGTCAAATTGAG GAGGATGAGAAGCTTTCTAGCACCTTGGTTAGCTCAAGTGATGCTATGGTTGCAAGCAACGATCAACGAAGGTTTCAG GCTGACAAGATTTGTCTTGATTCCATGGATGTTCAAACACTTAGGAAGACAATTTGTCAAGAAGTATTATGTTTTCCTAGCCTCAGAGGCTATTATCAAGCCTTCAACACCAAGTTTCTATGGGCCATCAACTTCCACCTCAAGCTCGTAGACATTGGCATCAAAAGGTTCCTCGAGCTGTGTTTGGAATCATGTTTAATGTTTAGAACTAGCCATGCTTGTACAT GCAATGGCATGTACAGGATACTTGGGCATAGATGTACTGCAACAGTAGTAGGAGAGAGACGTCGGCAGGGCAGTATCGTGAGCAAGCAAATTCATGAGTGGCTCTAG